The Cohnella abietis genome has a segment encoding these proteins:
- a CDS encoding aliphatic sulfonate ABC transporter substrate-binding protein, which translates to MKTGTHRKWKKTGLLVLALVIGLLSLAACGKKDGSSEKVTVNIAINGGLNLLTIAKNKGWFEEEFANANATVQWNEFQSSVPLLEGLVSDRVDFSFIGDGTVVTGKAANSPFTVISVTGVEGNQNSVIVKPDSPIKSIADLKGKQIAVAKGSSAHIFLIKALQKNGLKESDVKIVQLQPDEANPAFQAGQVDAWGIWDPFVTTETAANRARIVESVKTMNFIAPAVMIGRDKFLKDHPDLTAIYLKVYQKAVDWVSQNIDEAADILATEKKMDKALVKTLLQNTHYINEPITPEVAEAIQTTADILLESGTIKEKLDVSKVYDNSYFENSKK; encoded by the coding sequence ATGAAAACAGGAACACATCGTAAATGGAAGAAAACAGGCTTGCTAGTGCTAGCCTTGGTTATTGGATTACTAAGCTTAGCAGCATGCGGTAAGAAGGACGGTTCGTCCGAAAAAGTGACTGTAAATATCGCAATTAACGGTGGCTTAAATCTTCTGACTATCGCTAAGAACAAGGGCTGGTTCGAAGAAGAATTCGCTAATGCAAACGCGACCGTGCAATGGAACGAATTCCAAAGCAGTGTTCCCCTTCTTGAAGGTCTTGTATCCGATCGAGTAGATTTCTCGTTCATCGGTGATGGCACAGTTGTAACAGGCAAGGCAGCTAACAGTCCTTTCACCGTAATTTCCGTAACAGGCGTTGAAGGAAATCAAAATAGCGTAATCGTTAAACCTGATAGCCCCATTAAATCCATCGCTGATTTGAAGGGTAAACAGATCGCCGTTGCTAAAGGCTCGTCTGCACACATTTTCCTCATCAAGGCATTGCAGAAGAACGGTCTTAAAGAATCCGATGTAAAAATCGTACAGCTACAACCGGATGAAGCAAACCCTGCATTCCAAGCCGGACAAGTTGATGCTTGGGGCATCTGGGACCCGTTTGTTACTACAGAAACAGCTGCTAATCGTGCACGTATCGTAGAAAGCGTAAAAACAATGAACTTCATCGCTCCAGCCGTCATGATTGGTCGCGACAAATTCCTTAAGGATCACCCTGATCTTACTGCTATCTACTTGAAGGTGTACCAGAAGGCTGTTGATTGGGTAAGCCAAAACATTGATGAAGCTGCAGATATTCTTGCTACTGAGAAGAAGATGGACAAAGCTTTAGTAAAAACTCTACTTCAGAACACCCATTACATTAACGAGCCAATTACTCCTGAAGTAGCTGAAGCCATTCAAACTACAGCTGATATCCTATTGGAATCCGGCACTATTAAAGAAAAATTGGATGTAAGCAAGGTTTATGACAACTCTTATTTCGAGAATTCAAAGAAATAA
- a CDS encoding alpha/beta hydrolase, which yields MKHIFKQGTNPNAPVLVLLHGTGGTEHDLLPLADVISPASSVLSIRGNVLENGMPRYFRRLAEGIFDIEDLIYRTKELNDFLDQASEEYGFDRRNLVAVGYSNGANIAGSILFHYADSLKGAILHHPMVPLRDIELPVLSGVPIFIAAGENDPICLPQETEELNALLKDAGASVTVHWEKFGHRLTSSEVNAAAIWYEQHFAELT from the coding sequence ATGAAGCATATATTCAAGCAAGGAACGAACCCTAATGCACCTGTGCTCGTTCTCTTACATGGAACGGGAGGGACAGAGCATGATCTCCTCCCATTAGCGGATGTTATTTCGCCAGCTTCTTCGGTTCTAAGTATTAGAGGTAACGTATTGGAAAATGGTATGCCGCGGTATTTCCGCAGATTGGCTGAAGGGATATTCGATATCGAAGATCTTATTTACCGCACGAAGGAGCTGAACGATTTCTTGGATCAAGCGTCGGAGGAATATGGGTTTGATCGCCGGAATCTGGTGGCCGTAGGCTACTCTAATGGGGCTAACATAGCCGGAAGTATTCTTTTCCATTATGCTGACTCGTTGAAAGGGGCTATTTTGCACCATCCGATGGTTCCTCTAAGAGATATTGAGCTGCCCGTGTTGTCCGGGGTTCCGATCTTTATAGCCGCCGGGGAAAATGATCCGATATGTCTCCCTCAAGAGACTGAGGAATTGAATGCTTTACTTAAGGATGCAGGTGCTTCTGTCACCGTCCATTGGGAAAAGTTTGGTCATCGTCTCACCTCATCGGAAGTGAATGCTGCGGCAATATGGTATGAGCAGCATTTTGCGGAGCTGACATGA
- a CDS encoding MarR family winged helix-turn-helix transcriptional regulator, with protein sequence MADNNQDFSLDLFISLNRASQWINAHADRDIKQYGLNRTEFGVMELLYHKGPQPLQQIGGKVLMSSGNITYVVDKLEQKNYVKRKASLEDRRLIYAEITDAGKQLIEEVFPKHTAVIQQAVNGLDEEEKKLVSQLLKKLGKYAEEGY encoded by the coding sequence TTGGCAGATAACAATCAAGATTTTTCATTGGATCTCTTCATCTCTCTGAATCGAGCGAGTCAATGGATTAATGCTCATGCTGATCGAGATATTAAACAATATGGATTAAACCGTACAGAGTTTGGTGTAATGGAACTGTTGTATCACAAAGGCCCACAGCCCTTGCAGCAGATTGGCGGAAAAGTGTTAATGAGCAGCGGGAACATTACTTATGTGGTGGATAAGCTGGAACAGAAAAACTACGTAAAACGTAAAGCTTCATTAGAGGATAGACGCCTTATCTATGCGGAGATTACGGACGCAGGCAAACAATTGATTGAAGAAGTGTTCCCCAAGCATACCGCAGTTATTCAACAGGCAGTGAACGGTTTGGACGAGGAAGAGAAGAAATTGGTTAGCCAATTACTCAAAAAGCTAGGAAAATATGCGGAGGAAGGTTATTAG
- a CDS encoding ArsR/SmtB family transcription factor — protein sequence MSLEAPSPKHDVFQAIADPTRRGLLHLLADKEMPVTVISGHFPMTRTAVSKHLRILADAGLVKERKVGRETRYRLDTDPLLELKRWLAFYERYWENKLDVLKRYVESDESEEGKTPTALRLTDMNGQSSK from the coding sequence ATGTCGTTAGAGGCACCTTCCCCTAAGCATGATGTGTTCCAAGCCATCGCAGATCCGACCCGTAGAGGGCTGCTGCATTTGCTTGCCGATAAGGAGATGCCGGTAACCGTCATTAGCGGACATTTTCCGATGACTCGAACAGCCGTTTCCAAGCATTTGCGCATATTGGCGGATGCTGGACTCGTGAAAGAAAGGAAGGTCGGGAGAGAGACTCGTTACCGGCTGGATACGGATCCCCTGCTTGAACTCAAGCGCTGGCTTGCCTTCTATGAAAGGTATTGGGAAAATAAGCTGGATGTGCTCAAGAGATATGTGGAATCTGATGAGTCCGAAGAGGGTAAAACTCCTACAGCATTGAGATTAACCGATATGAACGGGCAGTCCTCTAAGTAG
- a CDS encoding ABC transporter permease, protein MSRKERVIRLALGSSIPILVLVIWQLAVAFDLLNPMLFPSPTSIFHDFFDMIRSGELFHHLGISVMRAMLGFAIGGVSGLVIGIAVGLFKRTEHVLDPTIQMLRTVPLLAVTPLFILWFGFGELSKVLLISMGAFFPLYVNSFLGVRNVDSKLFDVARVLEFSRFHQITKVVLPAAMPNILLGVRLSLSVSWLCLVVAELMGADQGIGYLIQDARAYLRTGVVFVGIFIFAIVGKLTDSFVRILEARLLKWQDSYRG, encoded by the coding sequence ATGTCTAGAAAAGAAAGAGTCATCCGGCTTGCGCTTGGCAGCTCCATCCCTATCTTGGTGTTAGTCATATGGCAGCTTGCGGTTGCGTTCGACCTTCTAAATCCGATGCTATTTCCTAGCCCTACTTCAATATTCCATGATTTCTTCGACATGATTCGTTCCGGTGAATTATTCCACCATCTAGGCATTAGTGTGATGCGTGCAATGCTTGGCTTTGCCATCGGCGGCGTGTCCGGCTTAGTTATTGGAATAGCAGTCGGTTTATTCAAACGCACCGAGCATGTATTGGATCCGACGATTCAGATGCTCAGAACAGTGCCTTTACTTGCTGTTACTCCGCTATTCATTTTGTGGTTCGGATTTGGGGAGCTATCGAAGGTATTGTTGATCTCAATGGGGGCCTTCTTCCCTCTGTACGTCAATTCGTTTCTTGGAGTCCGCAATGTGGATTCAAAGCTATTCGATGTAGCCCGTGTGCTGGAATTCAGCCGGTTTCATCAAATTACGAAGGTTGTCCTTCCTGCAGCAATGCCGAATATTTTACTAGGAGTGAGACTGTCCCTTAGCGTGTCTTGGCTCTGTCTCGTCGTCGCCGAATTGATGGGTGCGGATCAAGGAATCGGTTATTTGATTCAGGATGCTCGTGCATACTTGCGTACGGGTGTTGTGTTTGTAGGGATATTTATTTTCGCTATCGTAGGCAAGCTAACAGACTCTTTTGTACGGATTCTTGAGGCACGGTTATTAAAATGGCAGGACAGCTACAGGGGATGA
- a CDS encoding Dps family protein codes for MNTDIITISAVLNQQIANWNVLHMKLHNFHWYVKGPQFFTLHVKFEELYTEAATHIDVLAERLLAVGGKPVATHADALRLSSVNEANGVESAEQMTIAIADDFAQLISELRQGIKIANSCDDEDTADLLLGIKTGLEKHVWMLRAFSGQ; via the coding sequence ATGAACACAGATATCATCACAATTAGCGCGGTACTTAACCAACAGATTGCCAACTGGAATGTGCTCCATATGAAGCTGCACAATTTTCATTGGTACGTGAAGGGGCCTCAATTTTTTACACTACATGTGAAGTTCGAAGAACTGTATACTGAGGCAGCTACACATATCGATGTTTTGGCAGAGAGATTGCTCGCAGTGGGAGGTAAGCCAGTTGCGACACACGCTGACGCATTGCGACTGTCATCCGTTAATGAAGCAAATGGAGTAGAATCGGCCGAACAAATGACGATTGCTATTGCGGATGATTTCGCTCAACTTATAAGTGAGCTACGTCAAGGCATCAAAATTGCAAACTCTTGTGATGATGAGGACACAGCAGATCTTCTTCTCGGCATCAAGACCGGTCTTGAGAAACATGTTTGGATGCTTCGTGCCTTTAGTGGACAGTGA
- a CDS encoding amidohydrolase: MKLENLLAQVESLYPEVVGWRRYLHQHPELSFAENETAAYIEGILKSFDHLTVTRPTTSSVMARLVGKLPGRTLAIRADIDALPIQEDTGLAFTSQNDGVMHACGHDGHTATVLGVAKILSQHRDELEGEVRFLFQHAEELPPGGADEMIAAGVMDGVDWVIGAHLQSPVEVGKIGVVSGPMLASPDTFHITIKGKGGHAAEPHATVDSIAIGAQVVTNLQHIVSRAVNPMEPLVVSVTQFIGGHAHNVIPGSVQLTGTVRCMEPTLREEVPQRMEQIIAGITQAHGAEYEFKYIYGYRPLINDKEISQLVADTVVELFGAEALYTIKPSMSADDFSAYLNRAPGTYFNIGAGNQEQGIVYPHHHPKFTIDENSLRIGMQVFLASTVKLLNK; encoded by the coding sequence ATGAAGCTCGAAAATTTACTGGCACAAGTCGAGTCACTCTATCCTGAGGTTGTGGGTTGGAGACGGTACCTGCACCAGCATCCCGAATTAAGCTTCGCTGAGAACGAAACGGCTGCTTATATTGAGGGTATCTTGAAATCGTTCGATCATCTCACTGTCACTAGACCTACAACGTCGAGTGTAATGGCACGACTAGTAGGTAAGCTTCCTGGACGGACGCTAGCCATTAGGGCTGATATTGATGCGCTACCTATTCAAGAAGATACGGGATTAGCCTTTACCTCGCAAAATGATGGCGTTATGCACGCGTGTGGTCATGACGGCCATACAGCCACAGTTCTGGGAGTCGCCAAAATTCTGTCCCAGCATCGGGACGAGCTTGAGGGCGAGGTTAGATTTCTTTTCCAGCATGCGGAGGAGCTACCTCCCGGCGGCGCCGACGAAATGATTGCGGCAGGTGTCATGGACGGAGTCGATTGGGTCATTGGGGCACATCTTCAATCGCCGGTAGAGGTTGGTAAAATTGGAGTTGTCTCCGGACCAATGCTCGCTTCCCCTGACACATTCCATATTACGATAAAAGGGAAGGGTGGCCATGCTGCGGAGCCACATGCGACGGTCGATTCTATCGCTATTGGCGCTCAGGTTGTCACAAACCTTCAGCACATTGTCTCTAGAGCCGTTAATCCGATGGAACCTCTTGTTGTGTCCGTAACTCAGTTCATCGGGGGCCACGCTCACAATGTCATTCCGGGCTCCGTTCAGCTGACGGGAACGGTTCGCTGTATGGAGCCTACGCTTCGGGAAGAAGTTCCGCAGCGCATGGAGCAGATTATAGCAGGAATTACTCAAGCTCATGGCGCCGAGTATGAATTTAAGTATATCTATGGCTATCGCCCACTCATTAACGACAAGGAAATCTCGCAGCTTGTGGCGGATACAGTCGTTGAGCTGTTCGGAGCGGAAGCACTTTATACGATTAAACCAAGCATGTCCGCTGACGATTTCTCGGCTTATCTGAACCGTGCGCCAGGTACTTACTTTAACATTGGAGCCGGTAATCAAGAGCAAGGAATCGTGTATCCTCATCATCATCCGAAGTTTACGATTGACGAGAATTCCTTACGGATAGGCATGCAGGTGTTCCTCGCTTCGACCGTAAAGCTTCTGAACAAGTAA
- a CDS encoding DMT family transporter, with protein sequence MAGQLQGMMSSPLKKAYYAAILYAGIIGFSFLFVKLALAVSHPIDMLAHRFTLSFGLAALLVFLSNNRPQFKLKDLIKLLPLAIFYPSMFFAFQTYGLFYISSSEAGIIQATIPILTMVLAAYFLKEHSTLLQISCIVLSVSGVVYIFVMKGAQMEIGDFKGSLFILLSAVSSAAYNVMARTLSRKYRAMDITVMMMGIGFLVFNGMSVIRHVSEGTLSHYFDPLADPIFIVSIIYLGVMSSLVTSFLTNYALSHMEASQMGVFVNFSTLVTIAAGVIFLDEKLSYFYFVGAFLIIGGVVGTQALSYRKSRFSQGI encoded by the coding sequence ATGGCAGGACAGCTACAGGGGATGATGTCGTCTCCTCTCAAGAAAGCTTATTATGCTGCCATTTTGTATGCGGGAATCATTGGGTTCTCTTTTCTATTCGTTAAGCTTGCTTTAGCCGTTAGTCATCCAATCGACATGCTTGCACATCGGTTCACGCTCTCGTTCGGTCTTGCGGCTCTTCTTGTATTTTTAAGCAACAATCGGCCTCAATTTAAGCTCAAAGATCTCATCAAGCTGCTGCCTCTAGCCATCTTCTATCCATCAATGTTCTTTGCCTTTCAGACTTATGGCTTGTTCTATATCTCCTCCTCTGAGGCGGGTATTATCCAAGCGACAATTCCGATCCTAACTATGGTTTTGGCGGCGTATTTCCTGAAGGAGCACTCCACGCTTTTGCAAATTTCTTGTATCGTTCTATCTGTTTCTGGAGTCGTCTATATTTTTGTTATGAAGGGTGCTCAGATGGAAATAGGGGATTTCAAAGGCTCTTTATTTATCCTCCTTTCGGCTGTCTCATCAGCAGCGTATAACGTAATGGCTAGAACGCTTAGTCGTAAATATCGGGCTATGGATATTACCGTTATGATGATGGGTATTGGCTTCCTCGTTTTTAATGGGATGTCCGTTATCCGTCATGTATCTGAAGGGACATTGAGTCATTACTTTGACCCGCTAGCTGATCCTATTTTCATCGTATCCATTATTTATTTAGGTGTGATGTCCTCCCTCGTAACCTCTTTTCTAACCAACTACGCCCTGTCTCACATGGAAGCGTCACAGATGGGCGTATTCGTCAATTTCTCCACCTTGGTTACGATTGCTGCCGGCGTGATTTTCCTAGATGAAAAGCTATCCTACTTCTATTTCGTGGGAGCCTTCCTCATCATCGGCGGCGTTGTTGGTACCCAAGCTCTTTCTTATCGAAAAAGTCGTTTTTCACAGGGTATATAA
- a CDS encoding DinB family protein translates to MSTTRTDSIENYLQTATKIRNSVQGLSEDQLLWKPGPAKWSINEIVGHLVDSNIVNSYRIRKIISEPVSPLATFAHNEWTSQQRFNETELDEILAVYDAITRYNALLLRKLNEEQWLSVGMKLDEPISIAHIIDRFICNHVQEHLGQIERNLTAYRAR, encoded by the coding sequence ATGAGCACGACAAGAACGGATTCTATCGAAAATTACTTGCAAACGGCAACTAAAATCCGCAACAGCGTGCAAGGACTGTCTGAGGACCAGCTTCTGTGGAAGCCGGGTCCCGCTAAGTGGAGCATCAACGAAATCGTCGGTCACCTTGTCGATTCCAATATCGTTAATTCTTACCGTATTCGTAAAATCATCTCCGAGCCTGTGTCTCCGCTGGCTACGTTCGCCCACAATGAGTGGACGAGCCAGCAACGCTTTAATGAAACAGAGCTAGATGAAATTCTAGCCGTTTACGATGCGATTACCCGCTATAATGCACTATTACTGCGCAAGCTCAATGAAGAGCAATGGTTGAGCGTGGGTATGAAATTGGATGAGCCTATTTCCATCGCACATATTATTGATAGATTCATATGTAACCATGTTCAAGAGCATCTTGGTCAGATTGAGCGAAATCTCACAGCATATCGTGCAAGGTAA
- a CDS encoding SRPBCC family protein: MSNSNPNTLPDIRQTLVLNASIQKVWAAVATSAGIAAWFMPNNFEPIEGYEFHLEAGPFGQSPCKVTVIDPPNRLSFKWGKDWTLTFELSEQGDQTEFTLIHSGWNVDQVTEFGQPHEAVREQMSGGWAGLVLSLRKYVEG, from the coding sequence ATGTCCAATAGCAATCCAAATACATTGCCTGATATTCGTCAAACCTTAGTATTGAATGCTTCTATCCAGAAGGTATGGGCTGCCGTCGCTACTTCAGCGGGAATTGCAGCGTGGTTTATGCCTAATAATTTTGAGCCTATTGAAGGCTATGAATTTCATCTAGAGGCAGGGCCATTCGGTCAATCTCCATGTAAAGTTACGGTAATTGATCCGCCTAATCGCCTTTCCTTTAAGTGGGGCAAGGATTGGACATTAACGTTCGAATTAAGCGAGCAGGGCGACCAAACAGAGTTTACATTAATTCATAGCGGATGGAATGTCGACCAAGTGACGGAGTTTGGACAACCACATGAAGCGGTACGCGAACAGATGAGCGGCGGTTGGGCAGGGCTTGTACTATCACTGAGAAAATATGTAGAGGGTTAA
- a CDS encoding flavin reductase family protein: protein MITIDPTTQSEQDNYKLLIGSIIPRPIALVTTLSSSGVLNAAPFSYFNIVAANPPLISVSVQRKNGEQKDTSRNAIELGAFVVHISDESYIKQLNETAANLPPEESEVTFAGLTPVSSEKITVPGIAEAKIRMECLLERAIPLGGSETTPACDLLIGRIVYFHIDEALYENGHVDSELLKPISRLAGNSYSMLGETFSIERPR from the coding sequence ATGATAACTATTGATCCGACTACCCAAAGCGAACAGGACAATTACAAGCTGTTAATCGGAAGCATCATACCTAGGCCCATTGCCCTCGTGACTACTTTGTCTTCATCTGGAGTGTTGAATGCAGCGCCCTTTAGCTATTTTAATATCGTTGCAGCTAACCCGCCTCTTATCTCCGTGTCTGTCCAAAGAAAGAACGGGGAGCAGAAGGATACTTCGAGGAATGCGATAGAGCTAGGGGCATTCGTCGTTCATATCTCAGATGAATCTTATATTAAACAGCTAAATGAAACGGCAGCCAACCTGCCCCCAGAGGAAAGTGAGGTTACTTTCGCAGGATTGACTCCGGTATCAAGTGAAAAAATTACCGTTCCAGGGATAGCAGAGGCAAAGATTCGCATGGAGTGCTTGCTGGAACGGGCAATTCCTCTTGGTGGATCAGAGACTACACCGGCATGTGATTTACTTATCGGTAGAATCGTTTATTTTCATATAGATGAGGCTCTGTACGAGAATGGACATGTTGATTCAGAGCTTCTAAAGCCGATTAGCCGACTTGCCGGTAATTCTTATTCGATGCTGGGTGAGACTTTCTCTATTGAGCGTCCTAGGTGA
- a CDS encoding LysR family transcriptional regulator, producing MNIEQFEYIAAIAKTGSISIAAEQLHVSQAGVSKSLSKLEDELGIKIFKRSRLGTEPTDRGKVIIEKVNEILARIEEIKEESQIQSALIEGEVRFSAGPNIVTILSKSIISFKKDHPNVRLAITAKNSEAIVQDLKENRTDLGLIYFDNHKQEDVKDLTMTKLLDSRIVVYVGKRSPLASKISVTPQELLAQTFVNADNNYSNWYIRDFMDKYGPVNIIFTSNNVDILKRTIAEGVAIGIFIEFSMKNDPLVANGDIVAIPLVNHEPHTISLGWARLTNKHFSIAQKEFLKYLIREYNNFK from the coding sequence ATGAATATTGAGCAATTCGAATACATAGCTGCGATCGCGAAAACAGGATCGATATCCATTGCAGCTGAACAGCTTCATGTCAGCCAAGCGGGGGTTAGCAAATCCTTGTCCAAGCTTGAGGACGAGCTAGGTATCAAAATATTTAAAAGATCGCGTCTAGGAACAGAGCCTACAGATAGAGGTAAGGTCATCATCGAGAAGGTAAATGAGATACTGGCGCGGATTGAAGAGATCAAAGAGGAATCGCAAATCCAGAGCGCGCTCATTGAAGGAGAGGTTCGTTTCTCGGCGGGCCCGAATATCGTGACCATTCTATCCAAGTCAATCATCTCTTTCAAGAAGGATCATCCGAATGTTCGATTAGCGATTACTGCCAAAAACTCGGAAGCCATTGTTCAGGACCTAAAGGAAAATCGTACCGACCTTGGGCTTATTTACTTCGACAATCACAAGCAAGAGGATGTCAAAGACTTAACGATGACCAAGCTGCTCGATTCGAGAATAGTCGTGTATGTGGGCAAGCGCTCTCCGCTAGCCTCGAAAATTAGTGTTACCCCTCAAGAGCTACTCGCTCAAACCTTCGTTAACGCGGACAACAATTACTCGAACTGGTACATTCGTGATTTCATGGATAAATATGGTCCAGTTAATATCATTTTTACCTCCAATAACGTAGATATTCTGAAAAGAACGATCGCAGAGGGCGTAGCCATCGGCATATTTATCGAGTTTAGCATGAAAAATGATCCTTTAGTCGCCAATGGAGATATTGTAGCCATTCCACTTGTGAATCATGAGCCTCATACGATTTCGCTTGGTTGGGCGAGACTTACGAATAAGCATTTTTCCATCGCTCAGAAGGAATTTCTTAAGTATTTAATTCGAGAGTATAACAATTTTAAATAA
- a CDS encoding ABC transporter ATP-binding protein, which yields MTAAALEIRQLNKTFRSADTVTHVLDQIHLTLVKEEFVSIIGPSGCGKSTLLKIAAGLDVDYEGTVELDGVKITGPSKDKGFIFQEHRLFPWLTVEKNIAADQSLKDKGVRQKVDEMIDLVRLTGFEKAYPKQLSGGMSQRVAIARALLRNPQVLLLDEPFGALDAFTRNHMQESLLDIWRENKTSMLLVTHDIDEAIFLSNRVVVMDARPGKIKAIIPVELPYPRNRVSPPFQELRAKVLSALNHVEDNNVSWHI from the coding sequence ATGACAGCAGCAGCTTTGGAAATTCGCCAATTAAACAAAACATTTCGTTCTGCGGATACGGTTACACATGTGCTTGATCAGATCCATCTTACACTGGTCAAAGAAGAGTTTGTTTCGATAATCGGACCGAGTGGCTGTGGCAAGAGCACGTTGCTGAAGATTGCCGCAGGACTGGACGTTGATTACGAAGGTACTGTTGAATTGGACGGCGTTAAGATTACTGGACCGAGCAAGGACAAGGGCTTTATTTTTCAGGAGCATCGATTGTTCCCATGGTTAACGGTAGAGAAAAATATAGCAGCGGACCAATCCTTGAAGGATAAAGGTGTCAGACAAAAGGTTGACGAGATGATTGATCTGGTTCGGCTTACCGGCTTCGAGAAGGCTTACCCTAAGCAGCTTTCAGGTGGGATGTCACAGCGGGTTGCTATTGCTCGTGCATTGCTCAGAAATCCTCAAGTACTTCTGCTCGATGAGCCCTTCGGTGCGTTGGACGCGTTCACTCGTAATCATATGCAAGAATCACTGCTAGACATTTGGCGGGAAAATAAGACCTCGATGCTGCTAGTTACACATGATATCGATGAAGCGATATTCCTGTCTAATCGTGTAGTTGTCATGGATGCGCGTCCCGGCAAAATCAAGGCTATTATTCCCGTAGAGTTACCCTATCCTAGAAATCGGGTGAGCCCACCCTTTCAGGAGCTTCGCGCGAAGGTGCTAAGTGCACTAAACCATGTCGAGGATAACAACGTCAGCTGGCACATCTAA
- a CDS encoding exosporium protein C, whose product MTTLLAYNATVVTPITDGVQINVPQTPAGVGIATVIVNVPNVVPRYVEIRATVGIRGDEGTGQYLFRLFRGTTEIYYSLLGAEAGFEKFYLNTIQKTDGNAAPGPHAYTLSIEKFTPDLSLTVIGPVEISASVYG is encoded by the coding sequence ATGACAACCTTACTAGCTTATAACGCAACTGTTGTAACCCCGATTACAGATGGAGTCCAAATTAATGTTCCTCAGACTCCCGCCGGCGTGGGAATCGCAACAGTAATCGTGAATGTTCCGAATGTCGTCCCCAGATACGTGGAGATTAGAGCAACGGTTGGTATTCGTGGAGATGAAGGTACTGGACAATATCTCTTCCGCCTGTTCCGCGGTACAACAGAAATTTATTACTCACTACTCGGTGCCGAAGCTGGATTTGAGAAATTCTATCTAAACACGATTCAAAAAACCGATGGGAATGCAGCGCCAGGTCCACACGCTTACACGCTATCCATTGAAAAATTTACTCCAGACCTATCTTTGACTGTAATCGGCCCTGTAGAAATCAGCGCATCAGTATACGGTTAA
- a CDS encoding DinB family protein has product MNNTNSSAASIQLYQNTFIKIREAVDTLTDEQLQWKPAPGKWSVTEVVTHLVDSNLVNSYRIRQLLSESRPELMPYAHDQWVFHQQTNSTPMEELLLIYEAITRYNALLLSRIDDNAWDKLGWEESHSYTLRHIIEVFVAGHVDIHMAQIERIKSAYREEGIS; this is encoded by the coding sequence ATGAATAATACAAACAGCTCCGCAGCTTCTATCCAGCTATACCAAAACACATTCATTAAAATTCGAGAAGCTGTAGATACTTTAACTGATGAGCAGCTCCAATGGAAACCCGCTCCTGGCAAGTGGAGCGTTACTGAGGTCGTGACACACCTCGTCGATTCAAATCTAGTTAATTCGTATCGCATTCGCCAGCTGCTATCGGAATCACGTCCTGAATTGATGCCTTATGCACACGATCAGTGGGTGTTTCATCAGCAAACCAATAGTACTCCTATGGAAGAGCTTCTTCTGATCTATGAGGCGATTACTCGGTATAACGCCCTTCTGCTAAGTCGTATTGACGACAATGCTTGGGACAAGCTGGGGTGGGAAGAATCCCACTCCTACACCTTAAGACATATCATCGAAGTATTTGTTGCCGGGCATGTAGATATTCATATGGCACAAATCGAGCGGATTAAGTCAGCTTATCGTGAGGAGGGGATTTCATGA